The sequence below is a genomic window from Nakamurella deserti.
GGGTGCGCGCGTACTCCGTGAGCCGCTCCCAGCGCGGCCGCTCGCTGGACTCCGGCCGGTGCCGCAGGATCGTGTTCCCCAGGGTGCTGTCGAGGTTCTCGCCGTCGACCAGGATGTAGACGACGCGCGCGGGATCGGTCATCGGCTGAGTCTGGCAGGCGCGGGGCCGCGCGTGGGGCGGGCCCGGGATACTCGGGCGATGCCGCACCGTCCCGTGGTCACCGCCCTGCAGGCCCTCGTCGACGACGACCGTGGCGCCGCCCGCTCCGCGCTGACCGGCGACCCCTCACTGCTGGGTCGCGCCCTCAGCCGGTTCCTCGACGACGATCCCCTGGCCGGCTCGGTCTACGACCGGCCGGCGGCGTTCGCGGCGTTCATCCGTGGTGGCGGCAACGTCGCGCTGTACGAGGCGACCAGCGCGGCCCTGGCCGCCGAGTACGCGACGCACGGGGTCGGCGCGCTGCTGGACATCGGCTGCGGGGACGGCACCGCGCTGCTGCCCGCCCTGACCCGTCGACCGGTCCCCCGCGTCGACGTGGTGGAGCCCTCCGGTGAGCTGCTCGCGGCCACCGCCGCGGCGCTGGCCGCGCTGTCCGGGATCACCGCCACCACCGCGGGCACCACGGTGCAGGAGTTCCTCGGCGACCTGGCGCCCGACCGCCGCTGGGACCTCGCGGAATCGACCTTCGCGCTGCACGCCCTGGCGCCGGGCGAGCGCACCCGGGTTCTCGAGGTGCTGGCCGGACGCGTCCGCCGGATCGCCGTCGTCGAGTTCGACGTCCCGGATCTGCCGCCCCGCGGTCCCGCGGCGCTGGCCTTCCTGGCCGACACCTACGAACGCGGCCTCGCCGAGTACACCGCCGACCGCGACCTGGTCGCCCAGGGGTTCCTGATGCCGGTGCTGGTCGGGCAGTTGGCCCCGGGCGCCGTCCGGTCGACGTGGGAGCAGCCCGCGCCCGCGTGGGCCGCGCAGTTCGCCGCCGCGGGGTTCACCGACGTCGCCGTCCGTCCCGTGGACGACTACTGGTCGTCACCGGCGTTCCTGCTGACCGCCGCCGGCTCCGGCTGACCGCGTCACCTCCCGGACTTCCGGCCGAGGGAGACTGCAGGGACCGACGCGCCCACCGGGGTCGCCGGAGGAGGGTGCTGATGACGACGATCCTGATCTTCGTGGTGGCGTCGGTGGCGGTGGTCGTCACGGTCGAGCTGCTGGCCGAACGGACCGGACTGCCGGCGGCGGCCATCCTGACGTTGGTCGGTGTCGTCTACGCGCTGCTCCCCGGGCCCAACGTCGAGCTCGACCCCGAGGTCGTGCTCGCGTTCGTCCTGCCGCCGCTGCTGTACAGCGCCGCGCTGCACGCCTCGCTGACCGCGATCCGGACGAACCTGCGGGCCGTCATCAGCCTGTCCGTCGGACTGGTGCTGGCCACCGCGCTGTTGGTCGGATGGGGCGTCGAGCTGCTGGTACCGGGGATCTCGCTGGCCGCCGGTATCGCCCTGGGCGCCGCGGTGGCGCCGCCGGACCCGGTGGCGGCGCTGGCCATCGGCCGCCGGGCGGGGCTGCCCGGACGGCTGGTGACGCTGATCGAGGGCGAGGGCCTGCTCAACGACGCCACCGCGCTGACCACCTTCACGGTGGCGGTGACCGCCGCGGTCAGCGGCACGTTCTCCGGTCTGGACTTCCTCGTCGAGTTCGCGGTGATGGCCCTCGGCGGCCTCGTCGTCGGACTGCTGGTGGCGTTCGGGGTCCGGCTGGTCAAGTCGCGGCTGCACGAGCCGGTGCTGGTCAACAGCGTCAGCCTGGTGACGCCGTTCGCCGCGTACGCGCTCGGTGAGGCGGTCCACGTGTCGGGCGTGCTGGCGGTGGTCATCGCCGGGCTGGTGGTCGGCCACGACACCCCGCGCTACAGCTCCGGGGCGAGCCGGCTGCAGACCAGCGCCGTGTGGCGGCTGGTCGACTTCCTGCTGGAGGGGTTCGTCTTCCTGCTCGTCGGACAGCAGCTGCCCACCGTGGTCGCCGGTCTCGGCGCCTACGAGACGTCGACCGTGGTGACCGCGGCGGCGGTCACCCTGGGCGTCGTGGTGCTGCTCCGGCCGCTGTGGCTGTTCGTGACCCAGTACCTGCCCCGGGGCCTGCACGCGCGCCTGGGCGGTCGGTCGAACAGCCCCGACCGGCGGCTGGGGGCCCGCCAGATCGTCGTGCTCAGCTGGGCCGGCACCCGCGGCATCATCACGCTGGCCGCGATCTTCACGCTGCCGCTGACCGTCGCCGACGGCTCGCCGTTCCCCGGACGCGACCTGATGCTGTTCTGCGCCTACCTGGTGGTGCTGTTCACGTTGGTCGTGCAGGGCATGACGTTCGCGCCCATCGCCCGGGCGACCGGGCTGCGACAGGACGCCGCGGCCGACGCGTTCATCCGCAACGAAGCCCGCATCGGCGCCGTCTCCGCGGCGCTGACCCGGTTGGACCAGCTGGCCGACGACCCGGAGCTGCAGCTGTCCGACACCGCCCGGGAGGCGTTGCGCCGCATCCTGGACCACCGGCTGGAGCGCTACCGGTCACGGCTGGAGCTGCTGGAGACCGCGGAGAACGGCGAGATCCCGGAGTCGCCGACCTACGACGCCGCGGTCCGGGCGCGCCGGATGCTCATCGAGGCACAGCGCGACGAGCTGCTCCGCTGGCGCGACGCCCGGCGCCTCACCGACGCCAACCTGCGCATCCTCGAGCACGAGCTGGACCTCGAGGAGCGCACACTGCCCCGCGCCCGCTGACGGTGCGGTGCCGCTGGGTAAGGCACCCCTAGACCCGGACACCGCCGCGAGGCCGTGCCCACGCAGACAGCGCGTGCCCCCGGGGTCGCCTCGACAGGAGGCGCCGATGGCCGCGCGCACGACCGACACGAGAAGCATCAGGGCTCCCGGGATCGTCCTCGGGGTGGGGCTGGGCGGCTTCGTCGACGGCATCCTGCTGCACCAGCTGCTGCAGTGGCACCACCTGCTCAGCAGCACCGACACCGACCGGGTCGGCGTGCCGACGTATCCCGTCGACACCGTCGAGGGACTGCAGATGAACACGCTCTGGGACGGGCTGTTCCACACCGTCACCTGGCTCGCGGTGCTGACCGGGCTGGGACTGCTGTACG
It includes:
- a CDS encoding class I SAM-dependent methyltransferase — translated: MPHRPVVTALQALVDDDRGAARSALTGDPSLLGRALSRFLDDDPLAGSVYDRPAAFAAFIRGGGNVALYEATSAALAAEYATHGVGALLDIGCGDGTALLPALTRRPVPRVDVVEPSGELLAATAAALAALSGITATTAGTTVQEFLGDLAPDRRWDLAESTFALHALAPGERTRVLEVLAGRVRRIAVVEFDVPDLPPRGPAALAFLADTYERGLAEYTADRDLVAQGFLMPVLVGQLAPGAVRSTWEQPAPAWAAQFAAAGFTDVAVRPVDDYWSSPAFLLTAAGSG
- a CDS encoding Na+/H+ antiporter → MTTILIFVVASVAVVVTVELLAERTGLPAAAILTLVGVVYALLPGPNVELDPEVVLAFVLPPLLYSAALHASLTAIRTNLRAVISLSVGLVLATALLVGWGVELLVPGISLAAGIALGAAVAPPDPVAALAIGRRAGLPGRLVTLIEGEGLLNDATALTTFTVAVTAAVSGTFSGLDFLVEFAVMALGGLVVGLLVAFGVRLVKSRLHEPVLVNSVSLVTPFAAYALGEAVHVSGVLAVVIAGLVVGHDTPRYSSGASRLQTSAVWRLVDFLLEGFVFLLVGQQLPTVVAGLGAYETSTVVTAAAVTLGVVVLLRPLWLFVTQYLPRGLHARLGGRSNSPDRRLGARQIVVLSWAGTRGIITLAAIFTLPLTVADGSPFPGRDLMLFCAYLVVLFTLVVQGMTFAPIARATGLRQDAAADAFIRNEARIGAVSAALTRLDQLADDPELQLSDTAREALRRILDHRLERYRSRLELLETAENGEIPESPTYDAAVRARRMLIEAQRDELLRWRDARRLTDANLRILEHELDLEERTLPRAR
- a CDS encoding DUF2243 domain-containing protein; its protein translation is MAARTTDTRSIRAPGIVLGVGLGGFVDGILLHQLLQWHHLLSSTDTDRVGVPTYPVDTVEGLQMNTLWDGLFHTVTWLAVLTGLGLLYGRVTRSRGRLWTSRALWGWILVGWGAFNLVEGVVDHHILGIHHVRGGPHQLWWDLGFLALGVVLIALGWLLQRNARVVDTTRSP